From the Methanobrevibacter sp. genome, the window CTAGGGCCACATCCATTTGGGAACTTGTCCCGAAAAAAGTAATTTATTTACTGTTAGAAATAACAGTAATAAAATATTTGTTTTATGTATTTATAAATGTATCGTAAAAATAAGTAAAAATCATTCTTTTAAAAATATTTTGAATTTAACTACTTTAAATTCATCACCCACATAAACATATTCAATATATGTATTTACAACCACACCATATAACATTTTACCGGCATCCATAAGATTAGCTAAAATAATATTATCTGCTCTTGGAACATAACCTATTTTTTTACCATCATATTTGACCAGAATGGCATGTTCATCATATCTATTGTCCTTTTCACGGAACAAATCCAAATGATCTCCCTCTTTAATAATAGAAAATATTTCATCAATATCATCAATATAAACTAATCCAGCCACATTAACTGTAATTAAATAAATGTCTTCCAAAAAGGGTTTTACTTCAGGAGCATTATGCAGAAATCCAATGAAATCAGACACTTCAGAATCAATTTTTTGAATATTTGCCATATAAATCAGAAATTCTATTTTTATAACTTAAGATATCCTCATCAAATTGAATAATTAGATTTTTAAGCATTAACTTATACCTGTTTATATTGCATTCACCGGAAAGCATATCCTTTTTATTGTATGGATATCTCTTCTTAACTTTAGCTATTTCTATTTCATTATACACAATCAATTCATTTAATCTTTCAACTTCAGATTTTAAGTCTAATTCAGGACCAATATTCTTATTTGGAATAAAATAGTATAATGATTCAAGTGCATCTAGATTACCCATCTGAAATGCTTCAGTGATTTGTATAAACAGTTTTTTTCTATAATCAGATTGATCAGGATGTAAATCAGGATGTAACTTTAAAACACATTCCTTATAAAGTGACTTAAGCCTTTTGGCATTCTTTTTTGAGAGCTTATGGAACTTTTTATCACCAATCAGTTCATCCAATTCTTCCATTTGAAGTTTGATATTGTGCTCATATTCTAAAAACTCTTCTTTTAACGCTTCATCAATCAAGTCAAGATTGACCTCGTCCTGACTGTTAATTTGAATATAGAGCAAACTAAGTTTTCTTTTAAGAATAGACAACTCAACATCTCTTTTATAGAGATCATGCTCGAGCAATCCGAAGTTTAAAAGATATTCCCTTTCTATATTAGGACATATATGTAAAGTAAGCTCCTGATATTCAAATATCAAATCAGACAACTTATTTTTTAATTTTTCAAATTCAGGATGAATGATTAATGACAATTTTATCACATCATTTCGATAACTATAAAGTTAAATATAGAATTATATAAATATATACCTTTCTTATTATTGAGTGTGACATTATGAAAATGCCGGAAACTATAGATTCAAAATTACTTGCCCCATGCGGAATTAATTGTATTAGCTGTGAAAAATATCAAAATCCATGTGGAGGGTGTTTAATCAGCAATGACGGAAAAAGTAAAGCCAGCTTAAAGTGTAAAATTAAAACCTGCTTTGATTCTAAGAATTTCAGCTATTGCGGACGCTGCAGTGAGTTTCCATGCCCACTCATGAAAAAGCATTCAAAAAAATATATTAAAAGACATGATTTGAACACCCTTGAAAGTGCCAAAAGAATTAAAACTACCGGAATTGGCCGTATGATGAGTCAGGACCGTGATAAATGGTTATGTCCAGAATGCGGTGGTGTTATTAAAT encodes:
- a CDS encoding HIRAN domain-containing protein, with protein sequence MANIQKIDSEVSDFIGFLHNAPEVKPFLEDIYLITVNVAGLVYIDDIDEIFSIIKEGDHLDLFREKDNRYDEHAILVKYDGKKIGYVPRADNIILANLMDAGKMLYGVVVNTYIEYVYVGDEFKVVKFKIFLKE
- a CDS encoding J domain-containing protein; the protein is MSLIIHPEFEKLKNKLSDLIFEYQELTLHICPNIEREYLLNFGLLEHDLYKRDVELSILKRKLSLLYIQINSQDEVNLDLIDEALKEEFLEYEHNIKLQMEELDELIGDKKFHKLSKKNAKRLKSLYKECVLKLHPDLHPDQSDYRKKLFIQITEAFQMGNLDALESLYYFIPNKNIGPELDLKSEVERLNELIVYNEIEIAKVKKRYPYNKKDMLSGECNINRYKLMLKNLIIQFDEDILSYKNRISDLYGKYSKN
- a CDS encoding DUF3795 domain-containing protein — protein: MKMPETIDSKLLAPCGINCISCEKYQNPCGGCLISNDGKSKASLKCKIKTCFDSKNFSYCGRCSEFPCPLMKKHSKKYIKRHDLNTLESAKRIKTTGIGRMMSQDRDKWLCPECGGVIKFQSKTCSECGYESK